The Panicum virgatum strain AP13 chromosome 6K, P.virgatum_v5, whole genome shotgun sequence nucleotide sequence AGATTAAGTAAGTTAAAAGTAGTATGTACAAATTTAAAATGTAATGCTGCACCGAGTATGAAACTTAGAAGCATagaatatatatagagagagatgaTGTGACATTTACACAGGGTGACAATGAAGCTTTAACTGCGTTTAGATCAAGAAACACAAAAGATCAAGTCAAGAAACACACCAGGTCCTCTTGTTCTTCAGTCTCCACGTCAACAGTACCAACTAAATTAGTACTTGGATTTGAGCCGCTACcattggaaaaaaaaactcctcAAATCTGCATTCCAACATGAGCACATCGTACCAGCAGCATCAATTCACCAAAGCAAAGAAGAGTACAAATGAAAACTGAAAAGTAATCATTATTAGGCATTGATGTAGAAGATGTAGAACTGTAGCCAACGAGTTTCACTTAGCCTTTCCTCACCGCGTACTACCATTTTATTTCTCTTGTTTAGTCCATCACAACTTGAATTTAGTTACATGCATTGTTTGGCAAACCTCTGTTACCCGCCAGTTAATCACATGTTGCTTGTTCAAAAGATTTCATCTCCTGTGAACATCCCTTGATCAACCCTAGACATAAcagtttgataaaaaaaatgctcGTTGCAAGCAGATGGAGCAAATGGTGATGAGAAGCACCAGGGGAGCGATGGATATTCAGGCGTTTGCGAATGCAACTCATGTACATGTATGTCCCTAACTTTTAGTCCCACAAGGCAGACCATGCATAATTCTTTCATCTTTTGTTTTATTATGAAATTGTAACATGAAGATACAATAATATTATCTTCATAGTTTGCAATCATCCTTTTGCCTTTGGCTGTTAGTTTGTTACTCTGAATCATTATGTGATTTTATTTAGAGCTCAGAAACTTTTGAGGAAATAGTCATACTTTTATGACAAAAAGGGGCTAACTGgtttaaaacaaaacaaaatatggCAATAGTCATTTTTCTATTCCATGAAAAATTgaaaacataagttttatttctcTTTGCACAACTGAGTTCCATGCTTTGAAAATGTTATTAGTCTTAGATCAGCAGCACCTGATATCTATTTGACCTAACTGTGATGTAATTCCTATTCTCCCTGAAATTAAAATTGTGATGCAATTCTTTATCAGTTGATTTTATTTAATTTCATAGCTGCAGGCATGAAACTACATAGCCTGACTTATACAATTTACTTTCTTCGAAGTCATTAAGTTTACCGTTTTCACTTTGCTATTCTTTTTCAATTTTGTTCTACGCCTTATAATTTACACTACTGTGATTCTGACTTCTAGTATCTTTCTTGTTCAGTGTGTGATGAGATGTTCTTTACAGAACTCAACAAGGAGGCATCGGAAATAGCAGGCTGTTTCAGATCTAGAGTACAACGTCTCCTCCACGAGAGGAGATGAGAGGGCAGGGCCAGGGGGCTGGCTGTGAGCTCGTGGCCGGCTGACCTCGGCAGGCGTCGGCGAAGAGGGTGGCAGCCTCGACGGTGGCGGCAGCGAAGGAGTTGCCCGCGGCGCAGGCGGGGAGGAGTGCGCCGAGGCAGGCGGCGTCGACGGGAAAGCCGAGGAGGAACGGGTTGCGGAGCAGGTGGCAGAGGCAGTCgtcccctccgcctcctcccgacGGGTACACGGCGCGGAGGAAGGCGACGCAGCAGGTGTCGGTGGGCGCGGGCGGGGatgcggcggggcggaggcagggcggaggtggggcggaggcggggcggcgggggaacggcggggcggcagggtggaggcggcgcggaggcggctgcGGGGCGGGCTGAATGCAGCGCGGGGGGAGGAAAATTTTTTTTTGGGCCGGGCTTAGGTATGGCGCCCGCCATACTGGGCCATAACAGGCCCTCCGCCCCTGCACCTACATGCTGCATACATATGCATGCAACGACgcacctttctttctttttattcattttttatttttatactaTTTTTCTTCCTATCTTATTTTACTATTTATTTACAATTCTTTGATAAATATTTCTTTTCCATTAATTTGTTCGCGGCGccaaattatttatttattttatagattaaattatttcatgatgttgatttatttgttcgcgatatttattttatatatttaaaaGTTCACtatgtgtaatattttgttcattgCATATTATTAATTGTTCATTATGTTTAAATCATTgcatattattatttgttcattatgTTTAATCTTCTGTTCGCGGAAAATAATTATTGTTCGTGTTCTTAGGATATTTGTTCCGAGTAGCTAAAactaattatttagtattagaaaaatattttttaaaaaatattgtgcAAACATAGTCAAGTGTGATCTTGGTTTAAAGATTTTAtcataagaaagataatggtgcaCTCAAAATTTAATCTTGATGTTCAGTTTAAGAgctataatttttttagtttcagAATTGAGTTAATTTCCtgaatgccatcaaaatttaagtCAATTCCttgaatgccatcaaaatttaggcTATCCCTTTATTGCCACTAAAATTTTATTCCAATCCTCTCAATGCCATTTCTGTTAGATTTCGGATGGAAACCGTAAAATCACTGTACAAACACGTTAAACTCCGATCTGTCTAATTTCTTTGTTCCGTTTCTACCCCCGAACCCTATCCCTAAATCCCGACGCCACCTCACTCCAAGGCCCGCCCGCACTCCCCCACCCCCCTTCGGGTGTGCCGCCCACCCCTCCCCCTAcctgcgcccccccccccccccgccaggAGGCCCCCGCGCTGAAGGAgggcggcgcaggagggcgATGCGCCCCCGCCGCCAGGAGCCCCCCGCGCTCGTCGCCGTTGATCCGCGCGCCAGCACCGCACCAGCACCGCCGATCCGCGCACTAGCACCGTGTCAGCCCGCCGATCCGCGTGCCAGCCCACCGATCCGCACGCCAGCACCGCGCGCAGGGACCACGGAGGGGCGCCAGCACGCGATGGAGGCTCCAGGACACTCTTGGCTTCCTACAGGGTGAgatgttcatcttcttctttaCTGTTGCGTTGTTTGAGCTGCAACTAGAAACATTTAGTGCAGCGAAGCAGGAATACACTTGCTGAGGTGTCTGTGAAGGGTAGTAATGGGTACAAATGTGTTGTCAACCTAGAATAAAGAACTTGTTCTTGCAGAAAATGGCAAGTCTCAGGCATTCCCTGCAAACATGACATTACATTTATCACATATCTTGGGGAACCTTTGGAAAAATATGTTGATATGTTCTACTCAGTTGACAAATTCAAGGCTGCATATGAGGCTCTAATCCCTGCCTTACCTGATAAGTCACAATGGGCACAATCTGACCATAATTTTTTCATGCATCCACCACTCCTAAAACCTACAGCGGGTAGAAGACAAAATGAAAGATTCAAAGGATGTACAGAGGGCAACACAACAAAAAGGAAAGGGTCCCATCAATGCAAAGTTTGCAAAAATTATGGCCATCGCTGGTACAAGTGTAAGGATGGTGACCCTGATGACATAGCAGCAATGCTTCCTGAAAAGTGAGCATCATATTCCTTTTCTATATTTGGCTTGTTATcgattttgttgcatttctccCTGATTAACTCTTTGTTGCTCATGCATAATAGGGGTCCGCTAAAGAAAAGGAAGACAAATGTTGCACCACCTTGTGAGAGCAGCATTGTACCTGTTGGTCCTAAAATAATGCATTTTCCTCCTAGGTATGATCTGCACACCTATATTCTGATTTTTTGCAATACTTTTTCATTCAATCCTAATTTAACATATTTGTATTATTACAGCTGGAGTGCCTCGGTTACCTTAGGATCTGGAAACTCAGTCAGGTGCATATCATATTGACATATCATTTTGTTACATCGTGCTTGCTACTTTTCTCATGTACATAACTCATGTGCAGGTCTGGAAGTGGTTCAAACCAACCTGAGCCACTTTCCATGGAGTACCCTGCGCTACCTGCATGTGAGACCACACCACCTCCTGCCATCTCCAAGCCTACGACAAAGAAGGCAGCTAAAGGGAAGGCGAAAGAACCTAAAGGGAAGGCGCAGACAGCTAAAGGGAAGGCAAAGGCAGcagggaaaaagaagaagaagaaagtttCAGTGCCACATGATAGTCCGGCAATGGGTACTAGAAGCAAGACCACACCCTAGAAGGACAACCCTGCATCACAAACTAGAAGCAAAAGAAAGTTTCCACTTCCAAATCTCAACTGCTAGTTGATGCAGTTCATTTTGTGGCACTCTATTTTGCTTGGTCTTTGTGAACCAATGTCATGTTCTTTTGTTAAGATATTATCAGCTACTAGGTGCTGCTAGTTCTTTCTTTATTTGCTAGACTAGAGTACTCTATTTGCTAAGGTATTGCGAGCTACTAGTACTTTGCATGCATGACTGTGCGTATGGACAGCCATGGTTGATTGGAATATGCCTGTATGGACATCAATGTTAACATGTATGGCTGTTTTTATGGACATCACTGAAGCTTATATATGTACATAGATTTATAACTGTCTACATGGCATAGAAGGGATGGCACTACAAATATTTCATCCATGTCATACAGGGGGCAATAACGTCTTTTTCACCTAATTTAACAGTCAATCTAACAGCCGACTCACGGAATGACACTGAGGGGATTGGAGTAAAATTTCAGTGGCAATGAAGGGATGACCTAAATTTTGATGGTATTTAAGGGATTGGCTTAAATTTTGATGACATTCAAGAAATTTACTCTTCAGAATTTGCATGTAGTTGATGACATCAGCATTTCCGTTTGCTTGTGCATACATGCAGCTAGCTGGCAGCAGCACGCATAGCACTAAATACTCCAACAAAATACTGCGGCGTTGAGGCGATGGATGGGGAAACCGTCACCTGAAGTGACAGGTAACAGCACCCGCGGCCTTCAGCTACACAAGTTTGTTGCGACCTGGTTTCACTTGGAGCCCAAAGTCTTGGTGGCCTAGACTATAATTCTGCTTGGACTCAGGTGCCCAGgacattttttcatttttatattttttaaaaattaaaatttcaaaaatatatgtccattttgaaatatttcaaaaataccccccggtcgacccccccatagggcgacaggccttaagtgaattttttttttcaaattcacaataaggtccctggaaattaaaaaaaaaacctgTCGCCCgttaggggggcgacaggggcctgtcgcccagcccacgggcgaccgccgctgggcccagcccacgggcgcggcagggggcctgtcgccccccccccccgcgggcgaccgggggtacccccctatataagctcaagccctctccttccctcctcatttgagtccgaaaattccaccaaaaatccagaaaaaaagagaggagtgaggagaaggaaagcggcgaagccctgccggattcagcacttgtgatctgcaggttagtacatttagtttaaatattgttatatttaagtattACGTATTTTAATATGAGTAATttgatttaattagtgctatagtagaaccatttaagtaggagttcaatgatactttagtttgtagttacgtagtagtaaattagtttagaaaattagtagaaccatttatgcagtatagaatttgagtgtcatcacgtagttatgaatacttatacgttgtaattgaatttcatacttagtttttacgtattattgaataaggtagtgaagtaaagagtataactcgataagtattatgtgatatacagatatgtcgagcaagatgcagtttcaagtattttatggtgaatacaatgttatgtatgggccaaatagagtagatctttctgcctttaagcgcacatctagcggcatagataaacctctggaaaggagttttggttccatatgtaagtggctgcagcgtgggttccatgttgatccgttgacacatgtgatcactgtccagtctcttgttaatcgGGAGGTAGAAAGTaaattatgggaattaatgatgatacacagcactgatgactggcagaagtacatgcaagcagctctagagcgtgggtggcctctggccattctggttcaaatccgggagaagacacaaaatgaaatccaacattgtgcagatcaaggaactccgagtattcgaagagagaccaattatgttgagcaagatgagtcagaagagacagagaaccaaaac carries:
- the LOC120712623 gene encoding uncharacterized protein LOC120712623 isoform X1 is translated as MEAPGHSWLPTGGPLKKRKTNVAPPCESSIVPVGPKIMHFPPSWSASVTLGSGNSVRSGSGSNQPEPLSMEYPALPACETTPPPAISKPTTKKAAKGKAKEPKGKAQTAKGKAKAAGKKKKKKVSVPHDSPAMGTRSKTTP
- the LOC120712623 gene encoding uncharacterized protein LOC120712623 isoform X2; the protein is MEAPGHSWLPTGGPLKKRKTNVAPPCESSIVPVGPKIMHFPPRSGSGSNQPEPLSMEYPALPACETTPPPAISKPTTKKAAKGKAKEPKGKAQTAKGKAKAAGKKKKKKVSVPHDSPAMGTRSKTTP